From Leptospira venezuelensis, a single genomic window includes:
- a CDS encoding heavy metal translocating P-type ATPase, giving the protein MKVLENKTLCFHCNTEIDGVSIRRTEQGAEREYCCNGCAEISHLLLENGLDQFYQIRGTQSLEPIDPERQKFSSEELDNESVYSEYLEKKNGPESNVYITITNLHCSACVWLIETVLTKTEGVKDARINFGTGRLKVGFDLSKITLGKMIKTIEGLGYKAKLYSPLKAESKVEKPFRELSMRMIVAGFCWGNIMLFSASLYAGYFEGMEFNIKNLFHYISWIFATPVYFYSGYPFWKGAYESWKRKLLGMDTLLFAGVSLAYFYSIYVTISGKGEVYFDSVCTIYFFILLGKYFEAMIRYKAGAKIGELLSLLPEEYEVSKKGIWSKHSASSIEKGDLVRLALGSKVPVDGILESETAFFDESVLTGESKPIRKSKGAEIKAGSVSLTTDVKFQAKGNANESSLAQIGRILEDSLLTKPKIQRSTDKLAAIFIKVVLFVAIGTFIYWLNFYFTEEAILNTISVLIVACPCALGLSVPAALVISHLLQSKEGVLVKNPESVEILAKANRIFFDKTGTLTTGKLELNDEKYFALYENPSKLREIAIKLESKSSHPIAKSIIEAFTNQVSQSLEKIPVNNISSSYAFESAGWNSYKEIPGEGMEAKFQDKIYRIGKKSFAWETKPENDGWVHLSENGIPLAAWEFRDKARAEAKGSLQELRSLFSNMEILSGDIPSKVETLSKELGIQNYKANLTPIQKKERIIEAQSSGEVVLMVGDGINDSACIAQADLGISMGMGSDLSLDKSDIILVKDKLDSLPKSVLIARKTRKVILQNICLSLVYNSIMIPLAASGLMLPVICAGFMTLSSLTVVLNSISLKHRVFT; this is encoded by the coding sequence TTGAAAGTATTAGAAAACAAAACATTATGTTTTCATTGTAATACTGAAATTGACGGAGTATCCATACGCAGAACAGAACAAGGAGCTGAAAGAGAATATTGCTGCAACGGATGTGCAGAAATCTCTCATTTATTACTCGAAAACGGATTGGACCAATTCTACCAAATCAGAGGGACCCAATCCTTAGAACCAATCGATCCAGAACGCCAAAAATTCTCTTCAGAAGAACTGGATAATGAATCCGTATATTCTGAATATTTGGAAAAGAAGAATGGCCCGGAATCGAATGTTTATATCACAATCACAAACCTACATTGTTCCGCATGTGTTTGGCTAATTGAAACTGTTCTTACAAAAACAGAGGGAGTCAAAGATGCAAGGATCAATTTCGGAACCGGAAGGCTTAAAGTAGGATTCGACCTTTCTAAGATCACACTTGGAAAAATGATCAAAACGATCGAAGGTTTGGGATACAAGGCCAAACTTTATTCGCCTCTAAAAGCAGAATCGAAAGTAGAGAAACCGTTCAGAGAACTAAGCATGCGAATGATAGTAGCAGGCTTTTGCTGGGGAAATATAATGTTATTCTCCGCAAGTCTTTATGCTGGCTATTTCGAAGGAATGGAATTCAATATTAAAAATTTATTCCATTATATTTCCTGGATATTCGCTACTCCTGTTTATTTTTACTCTGGCTACCCTTTCTGGAAGGGAGCATACGAATCCTGGAAAAGAAAACTACTTGGGATGGATACATTATTATTCGCAGGAGTTAGTCTCGCCTACTTCTACAGTATCTATGTAACCATTTCAGGAAAAGGAGAAGTTTATTTTGACTCCGTTTGCACCATTTACTTCTTCATCTTGCTTGGAAAATACTTTGAAGCAATGATCCGATATAAAGCGGGTGCTAAAATAGGAGAATTACTCTCTCTCCTTCCTGAAGAATATGAAGTTTCTAAAAAAGGAATCTGGTCTAAACATTCCGCCTCTTCGATCGAAAAGGGAGACTTGGTCAGATTAGCTTTAGGAAGTAAAGTACCGGTAGATGGTATTTTAGAATCCGAGACTGCATTTTTTGATGAATCCGTTTTGACTGGAGAAAGTAAACCCATCCGAAAGTCAAAAGGTGCAGAGATAAAAGCTGGTTCAGTTTCACTTACTACGGATGTAAAATTCCAAGCAAAAGGAAACGCAAACGAAAGTTCATTGGCACAAATCGGCCGAATATTAGAAGATTCTTTATTAACAAAACCAAAAATCCAAAGAAGCACGGATAAACTAGCAGCGATATTTATAAAAGTTGTTTTGTTTGTTGCAATCGGTACATTTATTTATTGGTTAAATTTTTATTTCACGGAAGAGGCAATCTTAAATACTATCAGTGTATTGATCGTTGCCTGCCCTTGCGCCTTAGGCTTAAGTGTTCCAGCAGCATTAGTCATTAGCCATCTACTCCAATCAAAAGAAGGAGTGCTTGTCAAAAATCCTGAATCTGTAGAAATTTTAGCAAAGGCAAATCGCATCTTCTTTGATAAAACCGGAACTTTGACCACAGGAAAATTAGAATTAAATGATGAGAAGTATTTTGCTTTATACGAAAATCCATCTAAACTCAGAGAGATAGCAATTAAATTAGAATCCAAGTCCTCTCACCCAATAGCAAAATCCATTATAGAAGCGTTCACAAACCAAGTATCTCAATCCTTGGAGAAAATCCCCGTAAATAATATATCCAGTAGTTATGCGTTTGAATCCGCAGGATGGAACTCCTACAAAGAAATTCCTGGGGAAGGAATGGAGGCAAAATTCCAGGACAAGATCTACAGGATCGGAAAGAAAAGTTTTGCTTGGGAAACTAAACCTGAAAACGACGGATGGGTCCACCTTTCCGAAAATGGAATCCCTTTAGCAGCCTGGGAATTTAGGGATAAAGCAAGAGCAGAAGCAAAAGGATCTCTTCAAGAATTAAGATCACTTTTTTCTAATATGGAAATATTATCTGGAGATATCCCTTCCAAAGTGGAAACACTTTCCAAAGAATTGGGAATACAGAATTATAAGGCGAACCTAACTCCAATCCAAAAGAAGGAAAGGATTATTGAGGCCCAGTCATCTGGAGAAGTGGTTCTTATGGTCGGTGACGGGATCAATGATTCCGCATGTATCGCTCAGGCGGACCTCGGAATTTCCATGGGAATGGGCTCGGACCTCTCGTTAGATAAATCGGATATTATTCTAGTAAAAGATAAATTAGACTCACTTCCAAAATCAGTGTTGATCGCAAGAAAAACAAGAAAGGTTATTCTTCAAAACATATGCCTTTCTTTAGTTTATAACTCTATAATGATCCCTTTAGCAGCAAGCGGATTAATGCTTCCAGTGATCTGCGCTGGCTTTATGACATTAAGCTCTCTAACCGTAGTTCTAAATTCAATTTCTTTAAAGCATAGGGTATTTACATGA
- the ccoS gene encoding cbb3-type cytochrome oxidase assembly protein CcoS: MNALYLTIPIALVISFGAFYVFLLNIKSGQYEDIEGPKYRMLFEEDKQEKSN; this comes from the coding sequence ATGAACGCTTTATATCTGACAATTCCGATAGCACTTGTGATCTCTTTCGGAGCATTTTACGTATTCCTTCTCAATATTAAGTCAGGCCAATATGAAGACATAGAAGGACCTAAATACAGAATGTTATTTGAAGAAGACAAACAGGAAAAATCGAATTAG
- a CDS encoding sulfite exporter TauE/SafE family protein has translation MELTSAILFGSFLNGLTGSFHCLGMCGPLAGSLNLTLSPSDKKMSPILLQTLYNIGRLVSYTSIGLGFGFLGKVTNQSLSLLLPAQEFAAWFGAAFILLFGLSILFQKDWTQNKFFSKIFSKVGSKLLKSRENKSPGSRLVIGFMFGMLTGFLPCGILYPAFVMAFATGSPAFGALSMFFFFLGTFPLLFGFGLGFRMILAKFGKDKLKLAGFAIILLSISLMLFRMNHTHNHSMPEGKMEEGGHHHHHH, from the coding sequence ATGGAACTTACTTCTGCGATATTATTTGGATCTTTTTTAAACGGACTAACAGGCTCTTTCCATTGTTTGGGGATGTGCGGTCCCTTGGCAGGAAGTTTAAACCTCACACTTTCCCCTTCAGACAAAAAGATGAGTCCTATTCTATTACAAACTTTGTATAATATAGGAAGGCTTGTCTCGTACACCTCTATCGGTTTAGGCTTTGGATTTCTGGGAAAGGTTACGAACCAAAGTCTATCTCTTTTACTACCGGCTCAAGAATTTGCCGCTTGGTTCGGAGCAGCATTCATCCTACTCTTTGGACTTTCAATTCTATTCCAAAAAGATTGGACTCAAAATAAATTTTTCTCTAAGATATTTTCTAAAGTTGGATCCAAACTTTTAAAATCCAGAGAGAATAAAAGTCCAGGCTCCCGTTTAGTTATCGGTTTTATGTTTGGGATGCTGACTGGATTTCTACCTTGTGGGATCTTATATCCTGCATTCGTGATGGCATTTGCAACAGGTTCTCCTGCATTTGGTGCATTAAGTATGTTCTTCTTCTTTTTAGGAACCTTCCCATTACTTTTTGGTTTCGGTTTAGGATTTAGAATGATCTTAGCAAAATTTGGAAAAGACAAACTTAAACTCGCAGGTTTTGCGATTATACTTCTTTCTATTTCGTTAATGTTATTCCGAATGAATCATACTCATAACCATTCTATGCCAGAAGGGAAAATGGAAGAAGGTGGTCATCACCACCACCATCATTAA
- a CDS encoding dienelactone hydrolase, which translates to MVRYDLQTTLDFQINRVQLKGELFIPSQAAFLAIIVSDEKDDKFADRFSKMRNYLNERGVATLFLKGLLTQEEREIHANRSDTNLLSDRLSEITRQIKNIEGANSLKISYIGSSAIAGRMFRAAGSSDSPVESLILIGNGLQEYSGKFLNASVLNILGELDFTGRIVNRSVLSKIQSSVKKVYFVPGSPSHFEDNTKWFMVSEAIQRWYLFPEKRSREFSEF; encoded by the coding sequence ATGGTCCGATATGATCTTCAAACCACTCTCGACTTTCAAATAAATCGGGTCCAACTAAAAGGTGAACTTTTTATTCCGAGCCAGGCCGCATTTTTAGCGATTATAGTCTCGGATGAAAAAGACGATAAATTTGCAGATCGATTTTCTAAGATGAGAAATTATCTGAATGAAAGGGGAGTGGCTACTCTTTTTCTAAAAGGTTTATTAACTCAAGAAGAAAGGGAGATACATGCAAATCGTTCCGATACGAATCTTTTGTCGGACCGCCTTTCCGAGATCACTAGGCAGATCAAAAATATTGAAGGCGCAAATTCTTTAAAAATATCTTATATAGGTTCTTCGGCAATTGCGGGAAGGATGTTCCGTGCAGCGGGAAGTTCGGATTCTCCTGTGGAAAGTTTGATACTGATTGGGAACGGTCTTCAGGAATATAGTGGCAAGTTTTTGAATGCTTCGGTGTTAAATATTTTAGGAGAACTGGATTTTACGGGAAGAATAGTCAATCGTTCCGTTCTTTCGAAGATACAGAGCTCTGTTAAAAAAGTTTATTTTGTGCCTGGGTCTCCCAGCCATTTTGAAGATAATACTAAGTGGTTTATGGTATCAGAAGCAATCCAAAGATGGTATCTATTCCCTGAAAAAAGATCCAGGGAATTTTCTGAATTTTAA
- a CDS encoding Crp/Fnr family transcriptional regulator: MTSAVKIETETNRVLPREIFPKENILHHHELNFTRRKISKNEILFSQGEQANGFYIVETGSIRSYRSSGSGEKQHTFKIYHPGNWVGIRDAAIGGNYLHHAVALVESTVLFVEEEELRRLLNCDSEFQNSVFRQVTIEAVEAENKIYSLGTRQVHAKLSEFLLQLSESQDSEEDLPFTREIMASMIGVTTETLVRALADFKSRGWVEIDKRKIVIRNEEALLRLLD; this comes from the coding sequence ATGACCAGCGCAGTAAAAATCGAAACTGAAACAAACCGAGTTTTACCAAGAGAAATTTTCCCAAAAGAAAATATTCTCCACCACCATGAACTTAATTTTACCCGTAGGAAGATTTCTAAAAATGAAATCTTATTCTCTCAAGGAGAGCAGGCCAACGGATTTTATATAGTCGAGACCGGTTCCATCCGATCTTATAGATCCTCCGGTTCCGGCGAAAAACAGCATACATTCAAAATTTATCATCCGGGAAATTGGGTGGGCATCAGAGATGCTGCCATTGGCGGAAATTATTTACATCATGCAGTTGCGCTTGTTGAATCCACTGTTCTGTTCGTCGAAGAAGAAGAGCTACGCAGATTACTAAACTGCGATTCTGAATTCCAAAACTCAGTATTTAGACAAGTCACTATTGAAGCTGTGGAAGCAGAGAATAAAATCTATTCTTTGGGAACTCGCCAGGTGCACGCTAAACTTTCAGAATTTTTACTACAATTATCAGAATCCCAAGACTCGGAAGAAGATCTTCCATTCACTCGTGAGATCATGGCTTCCATGATCGGTGTGACTACAGAGACCTTGGTACGTGCCTTGGCTGATTTTAAAAGCAGAGGTTGGGTGGAGATAGACAAAAGAAAAATAGTGATTAGAAATGAAGAGGCTCTTCTTCGTTTATTGGATTAA
- a CDS encoding MBL fold metallo-hydrolase RNA specificity domain-containing protein produces MEKQIEDRLASLQFLGGVGTVTGSKYLIKAFGKSILIDCGLFQGEKKLRLLNWDSDQFFPTEIDHILLTHGHLDHCGYLPRAVKKGFRGKIFGTKPTLDVANIVLKDSAKLQEEDAEFANSGGYSKHRPALPLYDSDDAEKTIKLFEAVEIGEWFDLEPNIKFRFRYNGHILGASFIELKIGNRTLIFSGDIGRDEDPLLFPPEKPEDGDIILIESTYGNRIHRGNPIKRLAQLIHEFSTSKGTIVIPCFAVERIQAVMYLIWKLMKEGEIPNIPVYMDSPMGSKVLDLFNIYGSEWHKLKEDELAELKEDILCITESSETKKVVNKRGPKIVIAGSGMATGGRVLSYMEHSLGDPNSLVLFVGYQAKETRGNKLLRGDTEIKIRGKYHEVRCDVQNIDGLSAHADQTELINWLSKIKKPPKQVFIVHGEEDASRVLSNRIHKEYNWETRIPERGEIFEFEVE; encoded by the coding sequence GTGGAGAAGCAGATAGAAGATCGTCTCGCAAGTTTACAATTTTTAGGAGGAGTGGGGACAGTTACTGGCTCTAAATATCTCATAAAAGCATTTGGAAAATCGATCTTAATAGACTGCGGACTTTTCCAGGGGGAGAAAAAATTAAGACTTCTTAACTGGGACTCAGACCAGTTTTTTCCTACAGAAATAGATCATATTCTTCTAACCCATGGACATTTGGATCATTGTGGATATTTACCAAGAGCAGTCAAAAAGGGATTTAGGGGCAAAATTTTCGGCACTAAACCAACATTAGATGTAGCTAATATAGTTCTAAAAGATAGTGCAAAACTCCAGGAAGAAGACGCAGAATTTGCAAATTCAGGTGGATATTCGAAACATAGGCCTGCTCTTCCTTTGTATGATAGTGACGATGCCGAAAAAACGATCAAACTATTTGAGGCAGTGGAAATTGGAGAATGGTTCGATCTGGAACCAAATATAAAATTTCGTTTCAGGTATAACGGACATATCCTGGGAGCAAGTTTCATTGAGTTGAAGATTGGAAACAGAACTCTTATTTTTTCGGGTGATATCGGAAGAGATGAAGATCCTCTTCTTTTTCCTCCGGAAAAACCAGAAGACGGAGATATTATTCTAATTGAATCAACTTACGGAAATCGAATCCACAGAGGAAATCCAATCAAACGTTTAGCCCAGTTGATCCACGAATTTTCCACTTCTAAGGGAACTATCGTAATTCCGTGTTTTGCCGTAGAAAGAATACAGGCAGTCATGTACCTGATCTGGAAATTGATGAAAGAAGGTGAAATCCCTAATATTCCGGTCTATATGGACTCTCCTATGGGTTCTAAAGTTTTAGATTTATTTAATATATATGGAAGTGAATGGCATAAATTAAAAGAAGATGAATTAGCCGAACTCAAAGAAGATATACTCTGCATTACCGAGTCTTCTGAGACCAAAAAGGTCGTAAACAAAAGAGGCCCTAAAATTGTGATCGCAGGAAGTGGAATGGCCACTGGAGGCAGAGTGCTTTCTTATATGGAACATTCATTAGGAGATCCCAATTCTTTGGTTCTGTTCGTTGGTTACCAAGCAAAGGAAACTAGAGGTAACAAACTATTGAGAGGTGATACTGAGATAAAGATCCGAGGTAAATACCATGAGGTTCGATGCGATGTGCAGAATATTGACGGACTATCCGCTCACGCTGATCAAACAGAACTCATCAATTGGTTATCCAAGATCAAAAAACCACCTAAACAAGTTTTTATTGTGCATGGAGAAGAGGATGCGAGCAGAGTTTTAAGTAACCGTATCCATAAGGAATATAACTGGGAAACAAGGATCCCGGAAAGAGGCGAAATTTTCGAATTCGAAGTAGAATAG
- a CDS encoding LytR/AlgR family response regulator transcription factor: MAEWKTLIVEDEAPTRELLVNYCLARPELKLVKVAKDGEEALEYLQNEEFHLAFLDINLPILSGLDILEKLENPPYIIFITALRDKAIEAFEFGVIDYLLKPFSKERFFKAVDRALEILGNEVDKPSKNVFNEHGLFILEKENHFLIPYGEIIYISSRDNFSVVHTEKRQYVTYKSLKSLEQKLPPGKFLRIYKQYIINLEKLSHLQSDNMGNYSVHLKDEDETQLPVGRKYISKIKELL, from the coding sequence ATGGCAGAATGGAAAACACTAATCGTTGAGGACGAGGCGCCTACCAGGGAACTACTCGTTAATTATTGTTTAGCTAGACCGGAATTAAAATTAGTAAAAGTCGCGAAAGATGGAGAAGAGGCTCTTGAATATCTCCAAAATGAAGAATTCCATCTTGCGTTTTTAGACATCAATCTTCCTATTCTTTCCGGTTTGGATATTTTGGAAAAACTGGAAAATCCTCCTTACATTATTTTTATTACCGCTTTAAGAGATAAGGCGATCGAGGCATTCGAATTCGGTGTGATAGATTACCTACTCAAGCCGTTTTCAAAGGAAAGATTTTTTAAAGCAGTAGATCGTGCCTTGGAAATTCTGGGAAACGAAGTAGATAAACCTTCTAAAAATGTTTTTAATGAGCATGGACTATTTATTTTAGAGAAGGAAAATCATTTTCTCATTCCGTACGGAGAGATCATTTATATATCTTCCAGAGATAATTTCAGCGTAGTTCATACTGAAAAAAGGCAATATGTTACCTATAAATCCTTAAAAAGTTTAGAGCAAAAACTTCCGCCAGGAAAGTTTTTGAGAATATATAAACAATACATAATTAATCTGGAAAAGTTGTCTCATTTACAAAGTGATAATATGGGAAATTACTCAGTTCATTTAAAGGATGAGGACGAAACACAACTTCCAGTCGGAAGAAAATATATCTCCAAGATAAAAGAACTTCTCTAG
- a CDS encoding PAS domain S-box protein has translation MENERRLKKVLDNMPILFFSLDENFRPVSWNYECERVLGFSSEEILNDKNFSFKNLIQVKEEGESSAFNPELLNSDFKNWELDLISKEGKSKLVSLSNISSEFPLFGSTNWFVGVDITRTKEIERELTSSLKELSDFQTALNAVSIVAITDRAGTIIYVNQNFCDISGFSRDELLGHNHRIINSGYHPKEFFVDLWKTIAKGKIWQGEIKNKAKDGRYYWVDTTISPILDINGKPYQYLAIRNEITERKETEEKARHAENNLKILQDRMSPHFLFNTLSIIHSYLQTNPGLADSAILMLADNYRFLMDQANLQLVPFDIEWEFMENYLQLLKLRFSDFLEVESEKLGNFKQCQIPPLTLQPLVENSYIHGLRDRKGKGKISVKASIEDGKALVTIRDNGKGLSDANIHSRSIANISERLKFYLYDSEVKIENHPEGGAIVTIGFKSAKN, from the coding sequence ATGGAAAATGAAAGAAGACTAAAAAAAGTTTTGGATAATATGCCTATCCTCTTCTTTTCCTTGGATGAGAACTTTAGGCCTGTTTCCTGGAACTATGAATGTGAAAGAGTTTTAGGATTTTCTTCCGAAGAAATTCTGAACGATAAAAACTTCTCCTTTAAAAATCTTATCCAGGTAAAAGAAGAAGGGGAGTCATCAGCATTCAATCCTGAACTTTTGAACTCTGATTTTAAAAACTGGGAATTAGATCTAATTTCCAAAGAAGGCAAATCCAAGTTAGTCTCTCTTTCTAATATTTCTTCAGAATTTCCTCTTTTTGGTTCTACGAATTGGTTTGTTGGAGTTGATATCACAAGAACAAAAGAGATAGAAAGAGAATTAACAAGTTCCTTAAAGGAACTTTCTGATTTCCAAACTGCACTAAATGCAGTGTCGATTGTAGCGATCACGGATAGGGCTGGAACGATTATTTATGTAAACCAGAACTTTTGTGATATCAGCGGATTTTCTAGAGACGAACTTTTAGGTCATAATCATCGTATCATCAATTCAGGTTATCATCCTAAGGAATTTTTTGTAGATCTATGGAAGACGATTGCCAAAGGAAAAATTTGGCAGGGAGAGATTAAAAATAAAGCCAAAGACGGAAGATATTATTGGGTGGATACGACTATTTCTCCTATCTTGGACATTAATGGAAAACCTTACCAATATCTCGCAATTCGTAATGAGATCACCGAAAGAAAGGAAACGGAGGAAAAAGCAAGGCACGCTGAAAATAATCTGAAAATCTTACAAGATAGGATGAGCCCTCATTTTCTTTTTAATACTTTAAGCATTATCCATTCTTATTTACAGACAAATCCTGGACTTGCGGATTCTGCTATCTTAATGTTAGCTGATAATTATAGATTCTTAATGGATCAAGCGAATCTGCAGCTTGTTCCATTTGATATAGAATGGGAATTTATGGAAAATTATCTCCAACTTTTAAAACTAAGGTTTTCCGACTTCTTAGAAGTGGAATCGGAAAAATTGGGAAATTTTAAACAATGCCAGATCCCTCCTTTGACATTGCAACCTCTTGTGGAAAATTCTTATATTCACGGTTTAAGAGATAGAAAAGGAAAAGGGAAAATCAGCGTCAAAGCCTCTATCGAAGATGGAAAAGCTTTGGTGACCATACGAGATAACGGAAAAGGATTGAGTGACGCAAATATTCATTCTAGAAGTATTGCAAACATCTCCGAACGTCTCAAATTTTATCTTTACGATTCCGAAGTAAAAATTGAAAATCATCCAGAGGGTGGCGCGATCGTCACAATCGGTTTTAAATCCGCGAAAAATTAA
- a CDS encoding Hsp20/alpha crystallin family protein, with translation MNDIMKSTDHFLNLSNLDHFFQSWNDVLNRNSFHHMPAVNVIKSKEGYEMDFAAPGLEKGDFKIDLDGDQLTVSAEKKSESKVEEKSYSKREYNYSSFSRTFTLPENVIKEKISAKYENGVLKLSIPKKEIESSKKTVKIGVN, from the coding sequence ATGAACGATATTATGAAATCGACGGATCATTTTTTGAACCTTTCCAATTTGGATCATTTCTTTCAATCCTGGAACGACGTATTGAATAGAAATTCTTTCCATCACATGCCTGCCGTAAACGTGATTAAGAGTAAGGAAGGATATGAAATGGATTTTGCAGCTCCCGGGTTGGAAAAGGGAGATTTTAAGATCGATTTGGATGGAGACCAACTCACTGTAAGTGCGGAAAAAAAATCCGAATCTAAGGTTGAGGAAAAATCCTATAGTAAGAGGGAATACAATTATTCCTCCTTTAGCAGAACATTCACTCTACCAGAAAACGTTATTAAGGAAAAAATTTCCGCTAAATACGAGAATGGAGTATTAAAACTTAGCATTCCAAAAAAGGAAATTGAATCCAGCAAAAAGACCGTAAAGATTGGGGTTAACTAA
- a CDS encoding HdeD family acid-resistance protein: MTSITIQESKHWWLQMLVGSIWIATGIVTILFPGQSFLVLALFFSFILAATGVSHILFSLYNRKYTEIFIWNLVVGILDFVIGSLLFIHPEITAVTLPFVFGFLLIFRSVSLISFSIEIRRLKNSHWGYVIVLGISTLLFAIFVLFFPLIGIFTIVFWTGIGFLISGWGNLYLGWKEFKIERSKS; the protein is encoded by the coding sequence ATGACAAGCATAACAATACAAGAATCCAAACACTGGTGGCTCCAAATGCTGGTCGGAAGTATTTGGATTGCGACCGGTATCGTAACCATACTATTTCCTGGACAAAGTTTTTTGGTATTAGCCCTCTTCTTTTCCTTCATATTAGCCGCAACAGGGGTAAGCCATATCTTATTTTCACTGTATAATAGAAAATACACCGAGATATTCATATGGAATCTAGTGGTAGGAATTCTAGATTTTGTGATCGGTTCCCTATTATTCATTCATCCGGAGATCACGGCGGTTACACTTCCCTTCGTATTCGGATTTTTATTAATCTTTAGATCGGTTTCCTTAATATCTTTTTCTATCGAAATAAGAAGACTGAAGAACTCTCATTGGGGATATGTTATTGTCTTAGGAATTTCAACCTTACTTTTTGCGATATTCGTATTATTCTTCCCCTTGATCGGAATATTTACGATCGTATTTTGGACCGGTATCGGATTCTTAATATCTGGCTGGGGAAACTTATATTTAGGATGGAAAGAATTCAAGATAGAAAGATCTAAATCATAA
- a CDS encoding DoxX family protein, protein MLEKFFSTEPNLLFTVGRLVLGIVMIPHGAQKLFGWFGGYGWSSTLGFFSSQGIPTVIGVLVILAESFGALGLILGFCTKLSAFGIGITMLGAAIFQRQNGFFMNWFGNQGGEGYEYHVLAMGLAFILAFSGGGAYSLDGLLSEKLK, encoded by the coding sequence ATGTTAGAAAAGTTTTTCTCAACAGAACCGAATTTACTTTTTACGGTAGGAAGATTGGTCTTAGGAATCGTGATGATACCTCATGGTGCTCAGAAATTATTCGGCTGGTTTGGTGGTTACGGTTGGAGTTCCACTTTGGGATTTTTTTCTTCCCAAGGAATTCCGACTGTAATTGGCGTTCTTGTGATTTTGGCTGAATCTTTCGGAGCCTTGGGTTTAATTTTAGGATTCTGCACTAAATTATCCGCTTTTGGGATTGGTATAACAATGTTAGGAGCAGCGATCTTTCAGAGACAAAACGGATTTTTTATGAATTGGTTTGGTAACCAAGGAGGAGAAGGGTATGAATACCATGTTTTGGCGATGGGGCTCGCGTTTATCTTAGCTTTCTCAGGAGGAGGTGCCTATTCCTTGGATGGTCTTTTGTCTGAAAAATTGAAATAA
- a CDS encoding AraC family transcriptional regulator has translation MSKSAGKVPLIHLSEISENVREKIFYAGRLEDLPPSFSEYNSSHRHSYFAVFYFSEGKGTHKIDFQNFKIEKNSIFFLKPGQVHSWNFDKKPKGFALKISPDFYLEQNEKNSELRNYPFFGYEPGLSKIILKNITKLKSDFSRLIAEFEEGSEPKILFLLTQLILLQIRKEYDTSSEIFIKKNRPVSEFQSLLERHFLKERGTSFYSRRLGLAPNTLNRLCQNILGKSAKSVIHDRVLLECKRLLIHSDLNITQICFELGFIDNAYFSRYFKKLTDVTPEQFRESGRKTQ, from the coding sequence ATGTCTAAGTCGGCCGGAAAAGTACCGTTAATCCATTTGTCCGAAATTTCGGAGAATGTAAGGGAAAAAATATTTTATGCGGGTAGGCTGGAAGACCTACCACCTAGTTTTTCCGAGTATAATAGTTCCCATAGGCATTCTTATTTTGCAGTTTTCTATTTTTCAGAAGGAAAAGGAACTCATAAGATCGATTTCCAAAATTTTAAAATAGAAAAGAATTCAATCTTCTTCTTGAAGCCTGGACAGGTCCATTCTTGGAATTTTGATAAAAAGCCAAAAGGATTCGCTTTGAAGATTAGTCCTGATTTTTATTTGGAACAGAATGAAAAGAATTCTGAACTTAGAAATTATCCATTTTTTGGATACGAACCTGGGCTTTCTAAAATCATTTTAAAAAATATTACTAAGTTAAAGTCAGATTTTTCAAGATTAATTGCAGAATTTGAAGAAGGTTCCGAACCCAAAATTCTATTCCTACTAACCCAACTGATCTTATTACAGATCAGAAAAGAATACGATACTTCTTCCGAAATATTTATTAAGAAAAATCGACCTGTTTCAGAATTCCAAAGTTTATTAGAGAGACATTTTCTAAAGGAGAGAGGGACTTCTTTTTATTCCAGACGATTAGGTCTGGCACCGAATACTTTAAATCGGTTATGCCAAAATATTTTAGGAAAATCAGCAAAATCTGTGATCCATGACAGAGTTCTTTTGGAATGTAAAAGATTATTGATCCATTCCGATCTAAATATCACTCAGATCTGCTTCGAGTTGGGATTTATTGATAATGCTTATTTTAGCAGATATTTCAAAAAGCTAACAGACGTCACTCCCGAACAATTCAGGGAGTCTGGACGAAAAACACAATAA